In Candidatus Desulfofervidus auxilii, one genomic interval encodes:
- a CDS encoding pyruvate formate lyase family protein — MAVTISDLSLREITLDSLPRLKRLRELHFNTRPEICLELPRLMTHYMKYLDNKEDSPELRAGKMYKYILENKSPLILDENLLIGTTTTKQIGVVLYPDLLAQTIWPELETISRRKKNPFGITRKEIDELNFEIFPFWMNRTIQEVARKDNNNPFCQRLMERIVFFLATKAYCISHTVPNYKVVLERGILDIINEAKEKELSSEDKEKKDFYKAVQLSLSGILSYAENLSKFAKKMAEKETDPEWKEELLKMSEICKKVPAKKADTFREAINSLWIYRVALHQENANVAMSPGRLDQVLYPYYCKSIGQGMSLSEAVELVGCLWLKICDHVPLAPETSEELFGGSGSNQAVTLGGIDMEGNDAVNDLTYIMLRATELLKVRDPNVNARCHPEINKKEYLHRLCEVNINTGATPCFHNDVSAIEALLGQGVSLEHARDYASVGCVEPTSCGRTFGHTGCLLMNLPSALELALFQGKHRLTEDEQIGPKTKAPKDMTSFEEFKEALATQISWLIEQAVTLNNNFGRAYQKIHPFPMLSVVIEGCMEKGKDVIYGGALYNSSGAAIIGIAEIVDSMTAIEEFVFEKRIISFPELIDAINKNWEGYENLQTMIKTSTEKFGTDSEMAKKNADWLISLLHETFQSKENYRGGKYTVGYWTMTNHAGFGMLSGALPSGRKKGESFPSGITPVSGAAPQLTPCLNFVAHLDHKKIADGHALNLKYTPSTTTVPKFADTIFAFFKMGGLQVQFNIIDRKTLEDAKKHPERYPDLFVRVSGYSAYFKDLNPQMQEEIITRAEYNLDTGEEQRF, encoded by the coding sequence ATGGCTGTAACCATTAGTGATTTAAGTCTTAGGGAAATTACTTTAGATAGCCTGCCTCGTTTAAAAAGATTAAGGGAACTCCATTTTAATACCAGACCTGAAATTTGTTTAGAACTGCCAAGACTTATGACTCATTATATGAAGTATTTAGATAATAAAGAAGATTCACCAGAGCTTCGGGCAGGAAAGATGTATAAATATATTTTGGAAAATAAAAGCCCACTTATTCTTGATGAAAATCTCCTTATAGGTACCACTACAACAAAACAAATTGGTGTAGTCCTTTACCCTGATTTATTGGCTCAAACTATCTGGCCAGAATTAGAGACCATTAGCCGTAGAAAGAAAAATCCATTTGGAATTACCAGAAAAGAAATAGATGAGCTTAATTTTGAAATCTTTCCCTTTTGGATGAATCGCACTATTCAGGAGGTAGCAAGAAAAGATAATAACAATCCATTTTGTCAAAGATTGATGGAAAGGATCGTCTTCTTTTTAGCTACCAAGGCCTATTGTATCTCTCATACAGTGCCAAATTATAAGGTTGTGCTTGAAAGGGGTATTTTGGACATTATAAATGAAGCCAAGGAAAAGGAGCTTTCTTCAGAAGATAAAGAAAAAAAGGATTTTTATAAAGCAGTTCAGTTATCATTAAGTGGTATCCTTTCTTATGCAGAAAATCTAAGCAAATTTGCTAAAAAAATGGCAGAAAAGGAGACAGATCCTGAATGGAAGGAAGAGCTATTAAAGATGAGTGAAATTTGTAAAAAAGTGCCAGCAAAAAAGGCTGATACCTTCAGAGAGGCTATAAATAGTCTTTGGATATATAGAGTGGCACTTCATCAGGAAAATGCAAATGTCGCTATGAGCCCTGGAAGGTTGGATCAAGTGCTTTATCCTTATTATTGTAAAAGTATTGGACAAGGTATGAGCCTCAGTGAGGCAGTAGAATTAGTAGGGTGTCTCTGGCTTAAAATCTGTGACCATGTGCCTTTAGCACCAGAGACCAGTGAAGAATTATTTGGCGGCAGTGGTTCTAATCAGGCCGTTACTTTAGGTGGGATAGATATGGAAGGAAATGATGCAGTAAACGACCTTACCTATATAATGTTAAGGGCAACAGAGCTTTTAAAGGTGCGTGATCCCAATGTCAATGCCCGTTGTCATCCTGAAATAAATAAAAAAGAATATCTTCATAGACTTTGCGAAGTAAATATAAATACAGGAGCCACTCCCTGTTTCCATAATGATGTATCTGCCATTGAGGCCTTGTTAGGACAAGGGGTCTCTCTTGAACATGCCAGAGATTATGCCTCAGTGGGGTGTGTAGAGCCTACAAGTTGTGGACGCACATTTGGCCATACAGGTTGTTTATTGATGAATCTTCCTTCTGCCTTAGAATTAGCACTTTTTCAAGGAAAGCATAGACTTACAGAAGATGAACAAATCGGCCCCAAAACAAAGGCACCAAAAGATATGACTTCTTTTGAAGAATTTAAAGAGGCGTTAGCTACACAGATTTCCTGGCTTATTGAACAGGCAGTTACTTTAAATAACAATTTTGGGCGTGCTTATCAAAAGATTCATCCATTTCCTATGCTTTCTGTAGTGATAGAAGGATGTATGGAAAAAGGTAAAGATGTTATTTATGGAGGTGCCCTTTATAACTCCTCTGGGGCAGCCATAATTGGAATAGCTGAAATTGTAGATTCGATGACTGCCATAGAAGAGTTTGTATTTGAAAAAAGAATTATTTCTTTTCCTGAATTAATTGATGCCATAAACAAAAACTGGGAAGGGTATGAAAACCTTCAAACAATGATAAAGACATCAACGGAAAAATTTGGCACAGACAGTGAGATGGCCAAAAAGAATGCAGATTGGTTAATAAGCCTTTTACATGAGACATTTCAAAGCAAAGAAAATTATAGGGGTGGTAAATATACAGTAGGCTATTGGACCATGACCAATCATGCTGGCTTTGGGATGTTAAGTGGAGCATTGCCCAGTGGTAGAAAAAAAGGAGAGTCTTTTCCAAGCGGGATTACACCAGTCTCAGGGGCTGCTCCTCAACTCACTCCCTGTTTAAACTTTGTGGCGCATTTGGATCACAAAAAGATTGCCGATGGTCATGCCTTAAATTTAAAATACACCCCTTCTACTACCACTGTACCTAAATTTGCAGATACAATTTTTGCCTTCTTTAAAATGGGAGGATTACAGGTGCAGTTTAATATCATTGACCGAAAGACCTTAGAAGATGCAAAAAAACACCCTGAAAGATATCCTGATTTATTTGTCAGAGTCTCTGGATATTCTGCTTATTTTAAAGATTTAAACCCTCAGATGCAGGAAGAGATTATTACCCGTGCTGAATATAATTTAGATACTGGAGAAGAACAAAGATTTTAA
- a CDS encoding phosphoribosylformylglycinamidine synthase subunit PurQ, translating to MKKVRCIVISGYGTNCEVEMAYACKLAGGEVEIVHISELIYGEKSLDNYHFLNFPGGFLDGDDLGAAKAAANRWRFGKIKTTGEPLFDQIMRFIKEGKLILGVCNGFQLMVKLGILPGLRFQYALQLASLTYNDSGRFEDRWVFLKLDPNTPCVFTQGLDKLYLPVRHGEGKFVVQDENVLTAIENNHLAVLKYTHPETEQPTMEYPFNPNGSISAIAGICDPSGRLFGLMPHPEAFLHFTNHPHWTREQLSEEGMGLALFHNAITYIKQNIL from the coding sequence ATGAAAAAGGTGCGATGTATTGTTATTAGCGGTTATGGCACTAATTGTGAAGTAGAAATGGCCTATGCTTGTAAATTAGCAGGGGGGGAAGTTGAAATTGTTCATATAAGTGAACTGATTTATGGAGAGAAATCTTTAGATAATTACCACTTCCTTAATTTCCCAGGTGGTTTTTTAGATGGTGATGACTTAGGAGCAGCTAAGGCAGCCGCTAATAGATGGAGGTTTGGGAAGATTAAAACTACAGGAGAACCCCTTTTTGACCAGATTATGCGGTTTATTAAAGAAGGAAAACTCATTCTAGGAGTATGTAATGGATTTCAATTGATGGTCAAGTTAGGCATTTTACCTGGTTTAAGGTTCCAATATGCCCTTCAATTAGCTAGTTTGACTTATAATGATTCAGGTCGTTTTGAAGACCGCTGGGTTTTCTTAAAATTAGACCCCAATACTCCCTGTGTCTTTACCCAAGGATTAGATAAACTTTATCTTCCGGTAAGGCATGGAGAAGGGAAATTTGTTGTCCAAGATGAAAATGTATTAACTGCCATTGAAAACAATCATTTAGCCGTCTTAAAATATACTCATCCAGAGACAGAACAGCCTACTATGGAATATCCTTTTAATCCCAATGGTTCTATCAGTGCTATTGCTGGCATTTGCGACCCTAGTGGTAGATTATTTGGCCTCATGCCACACCCCGAAGCGTTTTTACACTTTACAAATCATCCCCATTGGACAAGAGAACAACTGTCAGAAGAGGGAATGGGTTTAGCCCTGTTTCATAACGCCATTACATATATAAAACAAAACATCTTGTGA
- a CDS encoding metallophosphoesterase — protein MLIFISDLHFVDGTAGEHNVPASGFRLFLESIAAKCDWLKRKGRKIEEIKIVFLGDIFDLLRTERWFEYPINERPWGNNEKKIEAHANTIFDAIIKKNQATFDLLSSNLKDEFKLPVEPQRIYVPGNHDRLCDKYESLRDKVCNWLKIATHSNPFNHSFQDIDYGVFARHGHEYDKFNYEGGISYKYEDYMRVPIGDPITTELVAKLPYKLMQRDEIKKLPEVEQDALKRNFQEIENVRPFSATLEWLLYQVKKNLSLKEVIEDVVDEIIKEFNQLEFVKKWYKHHDKWYEFWDEADQIQSFLYLLEKFKVFSLEKIMPLLQRAKKYFERDELLEASLKEYTHLDNRIRYVVYGHTHIPVQVALRVIESPYQEHVYLNTGTWRTRYHKCKEGMGFIGWKNLTYVIFYRKEERKSDFPPFETWTGALKTV, from the coding sequence ATGCTTATTTTTATCAGTGATTTACATTTTGTGGATGGAACAGCGGGCGAACATAATGTGCCTGCAAGTGGTTTTAGACTCTTTTTGGAAAGTATTGCTGCAAAATGTGACTGGTTAAAGAGAAAAGGTAGAAAGATAGAAGAGATTAAAATTGTCTTTTTGGGTGATATTTTTGATTTATTAAGGACAGAGAGGTGGTTTGAATATCCCATAAATGAAAGACCATGGGGAAATAACGAGAAAAAGATTGAGGCACATGCCAATACTATCTTTGATGCGATTATAAAAAAGAATCAAGCTACATTTGATTTATTAAGTAGCAATTTAAAAGATGAATTTAAATTGCCTGTTGAGCCTCAAAGAATTTATGTACCAGGCAATCATGATAGACTGTGTGATAAATATGAAAGTTTAAGGGATAAAGTTTGCAATTGGTTGAAGATAGCTACTCACTCTAATCCATTTAACCATTCCTTTCAAGACATAGATTATGGTGTTTTTGCCAGGCATGGTCATGAATATGACAAATTTAATTATGAAGGTGGCATTTCCTATAAATATGAAGACTATATGCGAGTGCCTATTGGAGACCCCATTACTACTGAGCTTGTGGCAAAACTTCCCTATAAACTTATGCAAAGGGATGAAATTAAGAAACTACCAGAAGTAGAACAAGATGCATTAAAAAGAAACTTCCAAGAAATAGAAAATGTCCGGCCATTTTCAGCTACCTTAGAGTGGTTGCTTTATCAGGTAAAAAAGAATTTATCCTTAAAAGAGGTTATTGAAGATGTGGTAGATGAAATCATAAAGGAATTCAATCAATTAGAGTTTGTGAAAAAGTGGTATAAGCATCACGATAAATGGTATGAATTCTGGGATGAGGCAGATCAGATTCAGTCTTTTTTATATTTACTTGAAAAATTTAAGGTTTTTTCTCTTGAAAAAATTATGCCCTTGTTGCAAAGAGCAAAAAAATATTTTGAAAGAGATGAGCTTTTAGAAGCATCTCTGAAGGAATATACCCATTTAGATAATCGCATAAGATACGTAGTTTATGGACACACTCATATACCTGTTCAAGTAGCTTTGCGGGTGATAGAGAGTCCCTATCAAGAACATGTCTATCTAAACACAGGCACCTGGCGCACCAGATATCACAAATGTAAAGAAGGAATGGGATTTATCGGCTGGAAAAACCTTACCTATGTCATTTTTTATAGAAAGGAAGAAAGAAAATCAGATTTCCCCCCGTTTGAAACCTGGACAGGTGCTTTAAAGACAGTTTGA
- a CDS encoding glycyl-radical enzyme activating protein: MEKRRPLIFDIKRHALEDGPGIRSTVFLKGCNLNCIWCQNPESIDPSPEIGFYPKSCIKSGECVKVCKKNACSLENPLRIDREKCDKCGDCVKACPGLGLRQIGHFYPIEELVSILIRDKVFYEVSNGGVTFSGGEPTLHMDYVSLLLRSLKKEGIHTAIQTNGFFDWFEFKEKLLPWLDLIMFDVKLFDPKQHLKYTGQKNDIILENLAELVKERPEDVIPRTPLIPDITATTENLKAISKLYKDLNIKQCALLPYNPTGFSKAENIGKKVSSMLSRHMMKPEEEKKYKEIFSWAELIKF; this comes from the coding sequence ATGGAAAAAAGGAGACCGCTTATTTTTGACATAAAAAGACATGCCTTAGAAGACGGCCCTGGTATCCGTAGTACTGTTTTTTTAAAGGGCTGCAATCTAAATTGTATCTGGTGTCAAAATCCTGAGTCAATAGACCCTTCACCTGAAATTGGCTTTTATCCCAAAAGTTGCATAAAATCGGGGGAATGTGTAAAGGTCTGTAAGAAAAATGCCTGTAGTTTAGAAAACCCTTTAAGGATTGATAGGGAAAAGTGTGATAAGTGTGGAGACTGTGTAAAGGCATGTCCTGGTTTAGGTTTAAGACAAATAGGCCATTTTTACCCTATTGAAGAATTGGTCTCTATTTTAATACGTGACAAAGTATTTTATGAAGTCTCAAACGGAGGAGTCACCTTTTCAGGGGGCGAACCTACTTTACATATGGATTATGTGTCTTTACTCCTTAGGTCATTAAAAAAAGAGGGAATCCATACTGCTATTCAAACAAATGGTTTTTTTGACTGGTTTGAATTTAAAGAAAAATTATTACCTTGGCTTGATTTAATTATGTTTGATGTAAAACTGTTTGATCCAAAACAACATTTAAAATACACAGGGCAAAAAAATGACATTATTTTAGAAAACCTGGCTGAATTGGTTAAAGAAAGACCAGAAGATGTAATTCCAAGAACTCCACTTATTCCAGATATTACCGCCACCACCGAAAATTTGAAGGCTATCTCTAAACTATACAAAGACTTAAATATAAAACAATGTGCCCTTTTGCCATATAATCCAACAGGTTTTTCTAAGGCAGAAAATATTGGCAAAAAGGTATCATCTATGCTTTCTAGACATATGATGAAGCCTGAAGAAGAAAAAAAATATAAAGAGATATTCTCTTGGGCAGAATTAATTAAATTTTAA
- a CDS encoding GAF domain-containing protein produces the protein MSLGKHYKRVIVTVLTFVCASLTYYSHFMLRTDVVFSHLFYIPIALAGFWWGKRGILIPILLGGWLVISHALSALPVPFRLDLIRFFMFTTVGLVVSTLREQTLKGEQALKETRNYLNSLIHCANAPIMVWDKQGKISLFNNAFERLTGYKAQEVIGKSPNILFTQTSKEESLKKFEQTLKGEQLVSLEVPICCKDGKERILLCNLANIYAQDGKTRVATIVHAQDITLRKQATEALHIQMKELEEDKQTAESSLAQRIKELGAYKRITDAMLETLDLERRLENALKEILDITGGEKTGVGLREDDRLIIKKQFGFSETFMAWAGDLAIEDIPSVSKITIGWNSLPDPSSRLEIALKKEGIKSWVIVPLKLKKEFLGILILASERPNAFSQEQIDMLSTLTNSLTFMLQHAHLYRTAQERLARLTTLREIDMAISANLSMEGIIKVVLEKISPHIWVDAVGISLMDWGQKRTILARTHLPGDVSIEGEAFGLSDSLLYQLGVEKKPVIIYDVKSDPRLQNHRNIIRKYNLCSYIGVSLVVQDKPIGVLHLLTTQPKEFSKEDMNFFTTLAGQAAISVQNARLYEEAKKRAQNMEVLADVTFNFAQLGEEVDLAKQALPSACRVVGAKMGILWWYDELKNTLEILAMVGISQEKIGTIISCSDPSSSPLALAAVSKKPIYIPDLNKEPILEGLPIGSAYIVPLIYYQRFFGIYCFLSRRKDGFTSEQRNLADVFSSHVSSAIENARLFKETQRAYQELKTTQEQLIQAQKMEAIGRLAGGVAHDFNNLLTGIQGFTELSLMKIKEHDPVYQDIKEIHRCALQAASLTRQLLLFSRKQPMDMKPIDLNITIQNMIKMLNRLIGENISLKTELIDGLWPTETDPGNIEQVIMNLVINARDAMPEGGEILISTQNIHIDESYLKIQPEARCGNFICLSVKDTGIGMDQKTLKHIFEPFFTTKEPGIGTGLGLSVVYGIVKQHQGWIEVESFKGQGTTFRVYLPAIPLKPIKDKESLVSLEAFKGQGERILLIEDDTAVREFTERGLSENGYIVFACATAQEALDIFERKQGDFDLILTDLILPDKKGTQLAEHILKVKPQSKMLFMSGYRDEKAGWDKIQQWGFPFLQKPYSLPDLLKTTKKALKEKL, from the coding sequence ATGTCTTTGGGAAAGCACTATAAAAGAGTAATTGTAACAGTGCTTACCTTCGTGTGCGCAAGCCTAACTTATTATTCTCATTTCATGTTACGTACTGATGTTGTCTTTTCCCATCTTTTCTATATTCCTATCGCCTTGGCTGGGTTCTGGTGGGGGAAAAGAGGTATCCTGATACCTATTCTATTAGGCGGATGGCTGGTAATTTCTCATGCACTTTCAGCATTGCCTGTTCCTTTTAGATTAGACCTTATACGATTTTTTATGTTTACTACTGTTGGCTTAGTCGTAAGTACACTCAGAGAGCAAACTCTAAAAGGTGAGCAGGCCTTAAAAGAGACCAGAAACTATTTAAACAGTCTCATCCACTGTGCCAATGCCCCTATTATGGTCTGGGACAAACAAGGTAAAATTAGCCTATTTAATAATGCCTTTGAACGACTAACTGGCTATAAGGCACAGGAAGTAATAGGCAAATCCCCAAACATTTTATTCACCCAGACAAGCAAAGAGGAATCACTTAAAAAGTTTGAGCAAACCTTAAAAGGTGAGCAATTAGTGTCATTGGAAGTGCCTATCTGCTGTAAAGATGGGAAAGAACGTATCCTTTTATGCAATTTGGCTAATATCTATGCCCAAGATGGTAAAACACGGGTAGCTACCATTGTCCACGCTCAGGACATTACTTTAAGGAAACAGGCTACCGAAGCCCTTCATATCCAGATGAAGGAACTAGAGGAAGACAAACAAACTGCTGAGTCCTCGCTTGCCCAGCGAATAAAAGAACTAGGAGCCTATAAAAGAATTACAGATGCTATGCTCGAAACCCTTGATTTAGAAAGGAGGTTGGAGAACGCACTTAAAGAAATCCTGGATATAACAGGTGGAGAAAAGACAGGAGTGGGCCTTAGAGAAGATGACCGATTAATCATAAAAAAACAATTTGGTTTTTCAGAAACCTTTATGGCCTGGGCAGGGGATTTAGCCATTGAAGATATTCCTTCTGTCAGCAAAATTACCATAGGCTGGAATAGCCTCCCTGATCCCTCTTCTCGTTTAGAAATAGCCCTAAAAAAAGAAGGAATAAAGAGCTGGGTAATCGTTCCCTTAAAATTAAAAAAGGAGTTTTTGGGCATACTTATTCTGGCCTCAGAAAGGCCTAATGCCTTTTCTCAAGAACAAATTGATATGCTTTCCACTTTGACAAATAGCTTGACTTTTATGTTACAACATGCACACCTCTATCGCACTGCCCAAGAGAGATTAGCCCGCCTGACTACCTTACGGGAAATTGATATGGCCATCTCGGCTAACCTATCTATGGAGGGAATTATTAAAGTAGTCCTTGAAAAGATTAGTCCCCACATCTGGGTGGATGCCGTTGGAATAAGCCTGATGGACTGGGGACAAAAACGCACTATACTGGCTAGGACTCATCTTCCAGGCGATGTAAGCATAGAGGGAGAGGCTTTTGGTCTATCTGATAGTCTTTTATACCAACTTGGGGTTGAGAAGAAACCGGTGATTATTTATGATGTGAAGTCTGACCCTAGACTGCAGAATCACCGGAATATCATTAGAAAGTATAATCTATGTTCTTATATAGGAGTGTCCCTGGTAGTCCAGGACAAGCCTATAGGTGTGCTTCATCTACTTACTACTCAACCTAAAGAATTCAGCAAAGAAGATATGAATTTCTTTACTACCCTAGCAGGGCAGGCAGCTATCTCAGTCCAAAATGCCCGTCTTTATGAAGAGGCCAAGAAACGGGCGCAAAATATGGAGGTGCTGGCTGATGTAACCTTTAATTTCGCACAACTCGGTGAGGAAGTGGATTTGGCTAAACAGGCACTTCCTTCTGCTTGTAGAGTTGTGGGGGCAAAAATGGGCATTTTGTGGTGGTATGATGAGCTTAAAAACACCCTGGAGATACTTGCTATGGTGGGTATTTCACAGGAAAAAATAGGCACTATAATATCTTGTTCAGACCCAAGTAGTAGCCCTTTAGCCTTAGCAGCAGTTAGCAAAAAACCAATTTATATCCCCGACCTAAATAAAGAACCTATTTTGGAAGGCCTCCCTATTGGTTCAGCTTATATAGTGCCTTTGATTTATTACCAACGTTTTTTTGGCATCTATTGTTTCCTCTCAAGGCGCAAAGATGGCTTCACTTCAGAGCAGCGCAACCTGGCTGACGTATTTTCAAGTCATGTCTCTAGCGCCATTGAGAATGCAAGATTATTTAAGGAAACCCAGCGTGCTTACCAAGAATTGAAAACTACTCAAGAACAGCTTATTCAGGCACAAAAGATGGAGGCCATAGGCAGGTTGGCCGGTGGAGTAGCCCATGATTTTAATAACTTGCTTACCGGTATTCAGGGGTTTACTGAACTCAGTCTAATGAAAATCAAAGAACATGACCCAGTTTATCAAGATATAAAAGAGATTCATCGCTGTGCCTTGCAGGCAGCCAGTCTTACCCGCCAATTGCTTCTTTTTAGTAGAAAACAACCTATGGATATGAAGCCCATTGACTTAAATATCACCATCCAAAATATGATAAAAATGCTTAATCGCCTAATAGGAGAGAATATTTCTTTAAAAACTGAGCTTATAGATGGGCTCTGGCCTACTGAGACTGATCCTGGAAATATAGAGCAAGTGATTATGAACCTGGTTATTAATGCTAGGGATGCCATGCCAGAGGGAGGAGAAATTCTGATTAGTACTCAAAATATTCATATAGATGAATCATACCTGAAAATCCAACCAGAGGCTAGGTGTGGGAATTTTATTTGTCTTTCTGTAAAAGATACAGGAATAGGAATGGACCAAAAAACTCTAAAACACATCTTTGAACCATTCTTTACTACCAAGGAACCTGGAATAGGCACAGGCCTTGGTCTTTCAGTAGTTTATGGGATTGTCAAACAGCACCAGGGATGGATTGAAGTAGAAAGTTTTAAAGGGCAAGGAACTACTTTTAGGGTGTATTTGCCTGCTATACCTTTAAAGCCCATCAAAGATAAAGAAAGTTTGGTTTCTCTAGAAGCTTTCAAAGGCCAGGGAGAGCGTATCTTGTTGATAGAAGACGATACTGCTGTAAGAGAGTTTACAGAAAGAGGACTCTCTGAAAATGGTTACATAGTCTTTGCCTGTGCCACTGCCCAAGAGGCATTAGATATATTTGAAAGAAAACAAGGAGATTTTGACCTTATTTTGACCGATCTAATACTACCTGATAAAAAAGGAACCCAGTTAGCAGAACACATTCTTAAAGTCAAACCCCAGAGTAAAATGTTATTTATGAGTGGATATAGGGATGAAAAAGCAGGTTGGGATAAGATTCAACAATGGGGATTTCCATTTCTTCAGAAGCCATATTCCTTACCTGACTTGCTTAAGACCACAAAAAAGGCGCTTAAAGAAAAGCTATAG
- a CDS encoding DUF6765 family protein yields the protein MQIDFHFYTIYALARGVGFKPDDAHIIAYSSQHTDDAKYEHALDFENGGRFQQVLTAHKFLDLDVLTKPTCYRIWIPFHFLPGNLGKDFYERILVRANSVIAQRMIEDFLSADLKPYSLHRLGILLHVYADTWSHQNFMGIMHDMNDIKSMKVKGTEKGFLKSLLNKLKEEFLEYHAPKLGHAQAGTIPDEPYREWKYKDYKGYHLEISNNERALDAAQNCYLVLSRFLKRFPQFLSSKTIPWQEIADKIAELFNHEGELEDRVKNWQEAISKGLIGFEPKDRDINLFYDDREWFKSAVTVKKDEKEHYIRNKGFERSNWKFFHDAAAFHRFHILHELLPEYGIICG from the coding sequence ATGCAGATAGACTTTCACTTTTATACTATTTATGCCTTGGCAAGAGGAGTTGGATTTAAGCCAGATGATGCCCATATTATTGCCTATTCATCCCAACATACAGATGATGCCAAGTATGAACATGCCCTTGATTTTGAAAATGGTGGAAGGTTTCAGCAGGTGCTTACTGCTCATAAGTTTCTTGATTTGGATGTCTTGACAAAGCCTACCTGCTATAGGATATGGATACCTTTTCATTTTCTTCCTGGAAATTTAGGCAAAGATTTTTATGAGCGCATACTTGTTAGAGCAAATAGTGTCATTGCTCAAAGGATGATAGAAGATTTTTTAAGTGCTGATTTAAAGCCTTATAGCCTTCATCGTTTAGGCATTCTTCTACATGTCTATGCAGATACATGGTCACATCAAAATTTCATGGGCATCATGCATGATATGAATGATATTAAAAGTATGAAAGTAAAGGGGACAGAGAAAGGATTTTTAAAATCTCTATTAAACAAACTTAAAGAAGAATTTCTTGAATACCATGCCCCAAAGCTTGGTCACGCCCAAGCAGGAACCATCCCTGATGAACCATATCGAGAATGGAAATATAAAGACTACAAAGGTTATCATTTAGAAATTTCTAATAATGAACGAGCCTTGGATGCAGCCCAAAACTGTTATTTAGTGCTATCTAGATTTTTAAAACGATTCCCTCAATTTTTGAGCTCTAAAACAATACCTTGGCAAGAAATTGCAGATAAAATAGCTGAATTGTTTAATCATGAAGGAGAGTTAGAAGATAGGGTTAAGAATTGGCAAGAGGCAATTTCAAAAGGGTTAATTGGATTTGAACCAAAAGATAGAGACATCAATCTTTTTTATGATGATAGAGAGTGGTTTAAGTCTGCAGTTACTGTAAAAAAAGATGAAAAGGAACACTATATAAGAAATAAAGGTTTTGAAAGAAGTAATTGGAAATTTTTTCATGATGCAGCCGCCTTTCATAGATTTCATATATTACATGAATTGCTCCCAGAATATGGCATAATTTGTGGTTAA